The window CCAGGCCTGGATCCAACGTTGCATGCATGGGCCCGATCCCCGAGGACGCAATTGTAGTTTGAACGTCCGTAGAAATCAGGGAGCTCCTAACCAGCGCTTTAGGCGTCGGCTGGCTATAGCGGCACCCGCTAGCGACGCGTAGCGGGCCGGCCCACCAGCCGAGTCAACAAACCAGAcgtgaagaagaaaaaggaaaaaaaaaaattGTAACTGAAAATATGGGATGTCTAGGATTCGAACCCTGCAGCATATCAATCAAGGAATGATGCTTTAACCACTGCACCAGGACTTGATACTTTGACCACTGCACCGAACTAGTTCTTTTATACACTCCTAGAAAAACTGTCGTGGTTACCATTTCCTTTAGTAAAACCAATACGTATAAATTATtttttagaaagaaaaagaaaCTTTGAAAATGAGATCATCGATTTTTACAAAATTTCATAGGTTTATCTAAAAAGTTCAATGATTTCGAAAAAAGTCCATCCATTTTGAATAAAAGTTCATGGGTTTTGGAAAaagagttcatcggttttgaaaaaagttcatcgaattgcaaaaatgttcatcgattttcaaaagagttcatcaattttgaaaagagTTCTTTGATTCTGAACAAGAGTTCATTGAATTGAAAAAGTTCATtggttttgaaaaagagttcatcggttttgaaaagagttcatcaatttgaaaaatagttcattgattttgaacaaGATTTTATCGATTTGAAAAAacgttcatcggttttgaaaaagagttcatcggttTTGAGAAAAGTTGATCAATTTTAAaatagttcattgattttgaaaaaggagttcatctattttgaaaatatttcgttgattttgaaaataagttcattgattttgaaaaacagttcacaaatttgaaaaggttcatcgaattttgataaaaaaaagttcacgcatttaacaaagaaaaataaaaataaaaaatgaacaaAACTGTTCCAACAaaggagaaaaaggaaaaaggaaaaataaagaagAAAACAATGAAGAAGATGTGCATGAACACAACCGATGTGGTTGGAAGGTTGGTTATTGCTGCTTACATACAACGAAGAACAGTTGGGTTCGAGTTCCGGGAGCTCCTAACCGGCGCCTTAAGCGCCGGTTCAGGCAGCTGGCGCTCACACTCCGCaccccatgggccggcccaccgcgCACAGTGAAGGAAAAAAAAAGGTCTCTCATAAATAACACACAAAAAGGGCGGATACAGCGACTTGAACTCACGCTTTACGGCTACAACACGAGAACCGTTTTGCTAACCACTACAACCTGTGAACACCAGCGACTACAAGGAACACGAGCTATTTAAGACCAACGCGTCAGCGCTATTTATTAGATTTGCGAATTATTTGAAAACAATTTGGAAAagctttttttttataaaaaagaatTCATCAGATTTTTAATTTGTTTACGAATTTtaaaaaatagttcatcgattttgaaaaaggctcatcgaatttgaaaaagagtTCGTCGATTTTGGAAAAGTTTGTCAAATTTTGAAATAGTTCGTcaaatttgaaaaattgttcatcgattttgaaaaaaaagttcatccattttgcaaaaattcattaaatttgaaaaaaatcatagaatttaaaaaaaaatgtattttttgcttttgtttgtgatttcaaaatgtgttcatagttttcaaatttattcactttttcaaattttgttcataatttTAAATTTTTCAGTGTACATGAAAAATGTTCAATGGGTATTGAAATGGTTTTTCAGTGCATATCACAAAATTGTTCACTGTGTAGTTCAAAATTGTTCagattatattacaaaaatgttcaatgtataaaaTTTGTTCATATTATATCAAAAACATGTTCAGTGTATATTTGAAAATCTCTCGTCGTATATAAATTTTTGTTCATGTTCTCAATATTTGTTCACGTTTTAAAAAGGTCATGGAATTTTATTTTTTTAATGTATTTTTCGTTTTTTGTTCGTGATTTCAAAACGTGTTCATAGTTTTCAACTTTATTCACTTTTTCGAATTTTTGTTCATCGATTTTTCAAAACGTGAAAAAATGAAAAAGTCCATCGATTTTTGTTCGTGATTTCAAAACGTGATTTTTTAATGTACATCGATTTTtctaaaaagttcattgatttagaaacaacaattttgaaaaaagtcCAGCGAGGAATCATGTTTCTCAGCCAGCGAGGAATCATGTTTCTCAGGCGAGAAATCAATCTCCCCGGCGAGGATTCGACGTCCCCTGCGAGGATTCATCCTCCCCGACGACAAATAGATACACGACGGGGCAATGTGTTGAGCCAGGCACCGCGCGCCCAAGGCGCGTTTCCTAACTAGTGGATTACATTGCCTGCTCAACCATGCCATGCTACGGGTGTTCAACTAGTTTGACTAATAAGCCGAGCTTTCTGCGACCCAGTGAGATATGGATTACATTGCCTGCTCAACCATGCCATGCACAGAACAAAGTGCTGGTAAAAATCTGACATAGTAGCCCAAGTGTGTTGTTATAACCCTTGCTGTATCTAATTCCTAGAGAGATAGAAAGTGTAGTACATAGCTATTGGTAGTATGTACTTCCTCCATCCAGTTCCgtgacaagtaattcgggacgAACCAAGTAAATCTAGGAAGCCATGTGTGGAGTTTGCCATATGTCACCAACAGCACAACAAAAGAAATTAGTTTTgcaatactagaacaaaaactcTACAGCAAGTGATGATGCTTCTAAAGGGTTGCAGCAAGACATTATTTCAAAAAAACAATCAAGGGTTTGCGTCGGCTAACATTTGATCATCTAGTCCCTTGAGCAAAGAAATATACTTTCTTTATTCGCCAAAAGTAAAATAAGATAGATCTAGACAAACTGCAAGGTACTACTACTTAGAGAGACAAAATTTAGAACAGATTTGCATCAACTTGGTCCCAAACCAGAACAAACAATCCACACACTACCTGCAATATGTTGGCCAGAATGAAAAAGCATCAATAATGTTCAGCATCGATCGGACAATTGACTTATAGGAGGAGTATAAAGGTTCTAGATGGAATAAAATATGGCGACACAGGTTACTAATAGACGGTGGTTTTTCATCAGATGGGTCGTGCATGTGCTTAATTTATGTCAAGCAACCGCACTTCCTCTTGGAGTTCACTGTCGCAGCTGTAATCGCCGTAGATCCGGTCCTCCTCCAGATTATCCAAATACAAGGTTATGTAATAGCTGTGAGACATGACGTCATCACTGGTGTCTCCTTCGCCGCGGAACATCTCCTCAAACTCTCTGTCACGCCCCAGGAAACTCTCCTTCGTCGGGTGCACCATGGTCCTCCCTCCGGACTCACAGTAAAGGCAACGGACTTGCTCTGCCATGCATACACATGCAACGGACTTTACTATATGGTTCTGGATCGTATAAAAACTGATGACAGAGTGCAAAGCTAAACGATAGATAGCATACCAGAGCCTGGAAGTGGCATATCAACAGGACAGCACAACACCGCCTCCTTGGAGCCGACGTTGCGACACTCGGCAAAGAAGAGCTTTGGAGTGCCAGCAACCTGAGTGGCAAGGAAGTTGATGTGGGAGCAATGGCTAATGTGTTGAAAGGGCCTCATTGGGTCCGCACGGCCACCCACGTCCTGATTGACACCGCAGATAACATGGACCTCATAGCTGGATTGTACCTGCAAGCAATCAAGTTGTTACAGATTGTTTTGATGATGTACATCCAGCAAGTCAATCTGTGTAAAAGAGCAAGCAAATTACCTGGCTTTTCTTGTTGTGCATCTCGATTGCAGACTTCACCATTCCCACCACACTGGTGTGCTGGTACCAGAAGTTGCCTATCATTCTCATTACATCTCTGTAAGCCCGCGGGCCTAACACGTTGGTGTTTTTTGTTTCTTGTGCAGGTTCGCTGTTGGTTTGGAAGctgtgttttgattttcggtttgTGTTTTTTTTCGTCCTTGGCCGAAATGGCCGAATTTCGGGAATTTTAAATTTTTCGGCAAAATCTCAGACGAAATTTCAAAATCAAAATTTAAAAATTTGGCCGAAATTTGGCCGAAATTTGGCCGAAATTTGGCCGAAATTCAAACAAGATTTGAAATAAAACAGGCCACAAATATAGCAGCGCAACAACCATCAGGTTTGATCATGTAAATTTCAGCAAATAAGCTCTAGGGATTAATAAAACTGCATCTGTCCAACATAACAGGCACACATTAGTTATAAAGTGGCCTCCAACATAACCCTTAACAGTCCAACATCAGTTCAACCATCACAGCATAGTTCAGAGTTTAAATAGTCCGGTACAGCCAACAGACTTAAAGTATTACACATAGAAACAACAGCTCCAAAAGGCAACTATCAAAGTATGACATTGAAACAGCAGCTCCAAGCTTGCCTACATCCaaaagcttcttgatatccttagtTATTCTTCAAGTGCCATTTATGGTTTAGAGAAAACAGAGGAAGGGTCAGGATGGAGGTAGTTCTGCATCGGAATTATCTTCTGCCACTTTGTGCATTAAAAATAAAATGGACTAACAGGACAAGTGGCTAGTAGAACAATAGTCAAATTTATGCATGCTCATGAATCAAATAACAAATCTACTACAGCAATATAGTTTTTTATTCACCAAAAAGCTTCAGGAGCAAAGGTTAAATGCCTCCATATACTAGAATGATGAATTCTAGTTTACAGTTTTTACTCGAGCACAACAAAACTCTAAGGATACAAAGAAAACAACATAGACACAAACAGCCCACTGTTGGCTTGGACTAGCCATTTGTCAATTGTCATACAAAAGGAAAATCAGGATGGATGTAGTTCAACATCAGAATTTTCTTCTTCCACTTTGTGCATAATGAAATAAAATGGACTAACATGGAGGTGTCTAGTGCAACAATAGTCAAGTGGTAACATTTCAGGATAACATAAATACATTGGTTAACATGACAACGAAGGCTGGGCATGGATAGAAAGTGTATACATCTAAGAAACTAGCAGCTCCAAGTAACTAAAATTTTCTAAGCAATTATCATGAATCATAAAACACTAGAAAGAAGAGACTTGCCAACAGATTTCTAAGCAACAGGGTATAGGCTGTTGACGCCCTTGGTCTTCTTCTTGACAAGCCGTACAGATCTACGGGTCTCCAAATTGCCATCTCTTGGAGGTGCGTCCTTTTCCACTTGAATTTGTGTCTCTTTTTCCACTTGCATTTGCGCCTCTTGCTGATCATGCATGGATGGAGCATCTTCCCCATCCTCACTCACCCCATCATTATCCTCACTCTCACTATCAACAAATACATTCTCTTCAAAATCACATGACAAAAGAACAACGGTCAGTTATGAAGAGTAGGTAACTAGAGAAGCAACCCTTGCTTACTTGGGTGTCCTCACATGAATGAGGAACAAAAACAGTACAGCTTAATGCTCTAGTTTAGATACTAAGGAATAAGTAATTTAAATACAACCTGATGTTCTAGTTTGCCAAAAAGACAAGTCAAAAATAATAATCTATTCTTGAGAAAGATACTGCGAAGCTTAGTTCTAGAACCACCACTTAATGGTACCGCTGAACATTGAAATTAACCATCGGTCAACATCTACTTAGTTAAATACACAACACAACTGAATTATTATTGGACGTACTGTAGATCTAAATAAATGATCAATTCAAACATGAGATGCTTCTGCAAACATACAAGCGAGTGGTTGGAGGTGATGAAAAAAACTTTAATATTGCACACAAGCATCATCTCAACAGCTCAAAAACAAGCACACACCCCAGATCTATGGAACGATTATATATTTTAGGATGTTCAGAATAACGTTTGTAACCCACTTTTTTGTTGGACCAAAATAAATAGTACCAGATCGTGAGCATCCTTAGTGAATACCAGATGCATGTGTGTTTCAGATTATATACTAAACCAAAACATTGTGAGACTCCTTGGTGACTACCAGATGCATGTATATTTCAGATTAATAATCTCACGGTTGTACGTTCAACTCATGAAGACTCACTTTTTCTTAACCCCGTATGATATATGCATTTGCCGAGCCATTTACCAGGGACCTCTCCTAGATCTAAAGCAGCACAAGAAGACATAGATTATAACCAAGAAACAAAGCAACATCGATCTGAAATTGCTCAAGAACTGAAACTGCATACACGTACTGAAATTGCATCAAGAACATTTGTACCTTTCCAGTCAAGCGGACGCCCTCCATGCTGCTGCCGCTGCCCCGTGCTACTGCCTCCGTTGAACTGGTCGGCTCGCGCTCCATCAGCTCCGTTGCCGCAGCCGCCGAGCACCATGCTGCAGTCTTGGAGAAGGGCCGCAGCCGCCGAGCTCCGTTGCCGCAGTCTTCGACAGGAAGTGGATGGGGTGGAGGCGAGGAGATGTGGAGGAGGGCCGGAGAAGTGAGCGCCTTGGCCGGAGATGTCGAGGAGGGCGAGGAGATGTGGCCTGTGCGCAGCGGCGGCGCCGCACACAGGAGGACGGACAGGGAAAGAGCGATTTAGGGTTAGGTAGCGTGGGTTCGTGGTTTTGTCTCAGCGGAAGCCTAACTGGAAGGCTCTCGAAGCTGGGCCgggcaaaaaaaattcaaactgggCCAAATTATTCGGCCGATAGGCCCATATATCGGGCCCTAgcgagatggccgaaattcggccgaaattTATTTTTTTCGGCCGAAAATGAAAACGCAGTTTGGAAGTGGCCCAGAATTAATGTGCGGACCTTGGCATCTTCGTTTTGGTTGAGGAGTTCCAAGCAGCCTTTGAGCATGGAATTAGATGGTCCGAGGAAGTGGGCCTGTTCAAGAGGTTTGGGGTGGTGTGCGGCTTTGGCAGCAGCCATGTAGGCTTCTTGTTCGACACCACCATCGTGATGGCTTGGATCATCGGCCTTTTGGAGATAGGCCCCAGCCAGCTGCAGTTTTTGCATGGCTTCACCCAGCGTGAGGGTGGGGTGGCGGGTGCAAAGGAAGGAGATGAGGCCATACAGGGATCGGAGTGCGATTCGCAGCAGGGCTTTGGTGCTGATGACCTCGATGTCGATCTTTTTCTCCAGCTTTAGAGGGTAGGCTTGGGCATACCAGAGGGTATTAACGATGATGTTGGAGACAGGGTCCAGCGGTCCGTAGCAGTGGCCGGCATGGAGCAAGCTGTAGTGGTACTGGTGCGAGCCCCGCAGCTTGTCCTTGGGCAGACAGGCAAGAGCCTCCAGGTAGTATCCATGGATGGTGGTGAGAAGCAAATGCCTCAGAGTCGGCAGCAGCGGCACTTGCATCTCCGGATGGTTCAGGTTGCTGCCAGTGCGTTTAGAGGCAAGCCTCCAGGCTTCCTCCAGGACGAAAAGAGCAGGTGGTTCAGGTTGCTGAAGTAGTTCCTGGATGTCGATGAGCAGACCGGGGTCTTGGGCTGCGTAGGGTGGTGAAAGCAGGGTGTTGATCTTGCAGAGAAAAGGGGACAGTAGCTTCCACCCTAGAGCGAACTTCCGCGGGTTGGGGTGCTGGGCGGCAGCTGCAACACATCTTAGCGCCATTCCAACGGCTGCCACGGTGGTGTCAGATAGAAACCTGAAGGTCTGTTCCATCCCTCGGTGCTTGATGATGAGGTCGGCGGCCACGAGGGGATCCAAATTAGCCTTGTTGAGATACCACTCGGCCCTGTAGTAGGTGAGGTAGGGAAAGAGGGCCACCAGAAAGGCGATGAGACCGTCGAGCGACCGCTCAAAAATGCACCGTAGTATCGGCCGTTGACGACCATGTGAGTCCTCAGCCAGCTCGGCCTTGTCTTCCTCGTCCACCACCAGCAGCTTGCTTTGGGCGATTGCTTCGGCAACGACGATGTTGGAGACcggatctagtaggccaaagcagaAGCCTTCGTCGACGATGTTCACCCGATCGTAGTAGCGCCGGATCTTGGCGAGGAGCTCCTTTCTGACCCCCTGTTCCAGATCTTGGTCCGGCTTGAATTCACTGCCCCAACTACCTAGATTATGCGGACCATAGACCCGTTCCTTGGTTATGGGGTCCTTGCAGGTGAAACTGGACAGGACTGTTTCAGTTTCAAACTCCTTTGCTGCATAAGAAAAGCAGAACAGGGTAAATAAAATTGCAGCTAAATCAACTTGGTTATCACGAAAAAGAATGAAGATAGAAATAGATTTGTTGACAATCTACGAGGTATAGGTGAATTTACAAAGGAGTGCTGTGCCTCATAAGGTGTGCATTTTTTTTTCAAGAAACAAGTTCGATGTTATTACACTCTAGCATACCTGAACCTGATTATTAACCAGGTATAAAACAACCATGAATTACATTACCGTGTTAAGGCTATTGTATGCAAGATACTAGTAATAAAGCACTGGAAAATGCAAAAATGTTGGTAAGCACTTAATGATCATTATAACTAAACAGAATGTGGAGCATATTCTGGACCACGGTAATGACATGCAGATAAATACAACATCATCAGCTCTCCAAACACCACATTATAGAAGTAGGAAATAACATGATGCAAACAGGTTTTGTTCCCAACTGTTCACTTGCATATAAGCATACAATAACCATTTCGTCAAATACAAATTTTCAGAGATATAATTGCAAAATTGAGTAACTGATTCAAGCTAAACACAGTCAGTATCACAACCCAGTACAGTTGGCAGTTGAAAAACATCGAATGTGAATTTTCCACAACTCGCTGCACCAACACCTCACTTCTAGAACATGCACCCTGAATTTTCCAATAAATGTGG is drawn from Triticum dicoccoides isolate Atlit2015 ecotype Zavitan chromosome 6B, WEW_v2.0, whole genome shotgun sequence and contains these coding sequences:
- the LOC119321607 gene encoding uncharacterized protein LOC119321607, which encodes MRMIGNFWYQHTSVVGMVKSAIEMHNKKSQVQSSYEVHVICGVNQDVGGRADPMRPFQHISHCSHINFLATQVAGTPKLFFAECRNVGSKEAVLCCPVDMPLPGSEQVRCLYCESGGRTMVHPTKESFLGRDREFEEMFRGEGDTSDDVMSHSYYITLYLDNLEEDRIYGDYSCDSELQEEVRLLDIN
- the LOC119324391 gene encoding uncharacterized protein LOC119324391 gives rise to the protein MVLGGCGNGADGARADQFNGGSSTGQRQQHGGRPLDWKENVFVDSESEDNDGVSEDGEDAPSMHDQQEAQMQVEKETQIQVEKDAPPRDGNLETRRSVRLVKKKTKGVNSLYPVA
- the LOC119321609 gene encoding uncharacterized protein LOC119321609, with product MVIVCLYASSAKEFETETVLSSFTCKDPITKERVYGPHNLGSWGSEFKPDQDLEQGVRKELLAKIRRYYDRVNIVDEGFCFGLLDPVSNIVVAEAIAQSKLLVVDEEDKAELAEDSHGRQRPILRCIFERSLDGLIAFLVALFPYLTYYRAEWYLNKANLDPLVAADLIIKHRGMEQTFRFLSDTTVAAVGMALRCVAAAAQHPNPRKFALGWKLLSPFLCKINTLLSPPYAAQDPGLLIDIQELLQQPEPPALFVLEEAWRLASKRTGSNLNHPEMQVPLLPTLRHLLLTTIHGYYLEALACLPKDKLRGSHQYHYSLLHAGHCYGPLDPVSNIIVNTLWYAQAYPLKLEKKIDIEVISTKALLRIALRSLYGLISFLCTRHPTLTLGEAMQKLQLAGAYLQKADDPSHHDGGVEQEAYMAAAKAAHHPKPLEQAHFLGPSNSMLKGCLELLNQNEDAKVRTLILGHFQTAFSFSAEKNKFRPNFGHLARARYMGLSAE